Proteins from one Impatiens glandulifera chromosome 2, dImpGla2.1, whole genome shotgun sequence genomic window:
- the LOC124928085 gene encoding probable ADP-ribosylation factor GTPase-activating protein AGD14, producing the protein MHRVKSVSVAKFNAEEIDALQAGGNERARQIYFKEWDLQRFPLPDGTQNRIRDFIKQVYVDRKFTGERIMGRQMLKEVSMH; encoded by the exons ATGCACCGAGTGAAATCAGTATCTGTGGCTAAATTCAATGCGGAGGAAATTGATGCCCTCCAAGCTGGGGGAAATGAG CGTGCAAGGCAGATTTATTTCAAGGAATGGGATCTTCAGCGTTTTCCTCTACCAGATGGCAC CCAAAACAGAATCCGGGATTTTATCAAGCAAGTTTATGTGGATAGAAAGTTTACTGGTGAGCGGATTATGGGGAGGCAAATGCTAAAAGAGGTAAGCATGCATTAA
- the LOC124924302 gene encoding uncharacterized protein LOC124924302 produces the protein MEELSGWPYNEKPGRRERFGDRSDVCYLDQGRNHYENVPRVRPNVLRTHSCNFEIVDDRVRDDKRSEIRRISNLESTKNSIGSKSIGSQTNRKKSNPSIVVRPFKDVLGETYEPRRLVKPDDSISSKGQTRVTSSSCSGSVGGKQSPQMIVNLMDFGFEPETVGPQTQEETKSSDADNGASGSSNFESLLFAFSDPLTPADTTYALHNACDDTATTSNATNITATKSMPCFQSANWVSPDLPAKSNTISRQELPEDLFSSSYNWQGVNTHNNYTMHVATSSNSTESRNPFDLDDDDILAYNSMVCKILISL, from the exons ATGGAGGAACTATCAGGGTGGCCTTATAATGAAAAACCTGGTAGAAGGGAGAGGTTTGGAGACAGAAGTGATGTTTGCTACCTTGACCAAGGAAGAAATCATTATGAAAATGTTCCACGTGTAAGACCTAATGTGCTTAGGACCCACTCTTGTAACTTTGAGATAGTAGATGATAGGGTTCGAGATGACAAGAGATCTGAAATCCGTAGGATCTCTAATTTGGAGTCCACTAAGAATAGTATAGGAAGCAAATCAATAGGTTCTCAAACAAACAGGAAAAAATCCAATCCTTCAATAGTAGTGCGCCCTTTCAAAGATGTTCTAGGGGAAACATATGAACCTCGTAGGTTGGTCAAGCCGGATGATAGTATCTCATCCAAAGGCCAG ACAAGGGTAACGTCAAGTAGTTGTTCTGGATCAGTTGGTGGGAAGCAATCTCCACAAATGATAGTTAACTTGATGGATTTTGGTTTTGAACCAGAAACTGTTGGTCCACAAACACAAGAAGAAACTAAATCAAGTGACGCTGACAATGGAGCATCCGGTTCAAGTAATTTTGAATCCCTATTGTTTGCATTCTCCGATCCTCTTACTCCTGCAGATACAACATATGCTTTACATAATGCTTGTGATGATACTGCTACTACTTCTAACGCAACCAACATCACTGCCACCAAGTCTATGCCCTGTTTCCAG AGTGCGAATTGGGTTTCACCAGATCTTCCAGCCAAATCAAATACCATTTCCCGCCAAGAACTCCCAGAG GACCTTTTTTCTTCAAGCTATAACTGGCAAGGAGTGAACACacataataattatacaatG catGTAGCAACTTCTTCCAATTCAACCGAATCAAGAAATCCCTTTGACCTAGATGATGACGACATATTAGCCTATAATTCAATGGTATGTAAAATTCTCATTTCATTGTGA